One genomic window of Xanthobacter dioxanivorans includes the following:
- a CDS encoding ABC transporter substrate-binding protein: protein MPRTTRLSCAVAILACVAAALGGSAPAAAQGQPGITADTIKIGTFGALTGPGYLYGKLAMNGIDVVFDEVNKAGGVNGRKLQHIREDDRCDPATAITAVQKLIHQENVFALIGGGCSNATFAARETIEQAKIPFVVVASVHDGITQPPAANIFSMALTSSIESQAQLEFALQQGAKKIAVVSMRDSWGRARYTPLMEALKAKGITLVADEEMSPDANDATAQVLRLKQSGADAVIMVLFPKPAAVFARDAQKLGFKPILIGQTGIGDPAAFEDQVGVPGATAKFTTISMVKYTPTDPAVDKWRTLIETKFPGDRLSTFNLFGIGAAQVLVEALKRAGPDLTREKLIAQLADLKNLSVDVYPGPITCSPTDHRCNKYPAWIAKEPGGPIKVLSITHVQ from the coding sequence ATGCCTCGCACGACACGTCTCAGCTGCGCCGTCGCGATCCTGGCTTGCGTGGCCGCTGCCCTCGGTGGCAGTGCGCCGGCCGCCGCCCAGGGACAGCCCGGGATCACCGCCGACACGATCAAGATCGGCACCTTCGGCGCTCTCACCGGTCCGGGCTATCTCTATGGCAAGCTCGCCATGAACGGCATCGACGTGGTGTTCGACGAGGTGAACAAGGCCGGCGGCGTCAATGGTCGCAAGCTCCAGCACATCCGCGAGGACGACCGCTGCGATCCGGCCACCGCCATCACCGCGGTCCAGAAGCTGATCCACCAGGAGAACGTGTTCGCCCTCATCGGCGGCGGCTGCTCCAACGCCACCTTCGCCGCCCGCGAGACCATCGAGCAGGCCAAGATCCCGTTCGTGGTGGTGGCCTCGGTGCATGACGGCATCACCCAGCCGCCGGCCGCCAACATCTTCTCCATGGCGCTGACCTCCAGCATCGAGAGCCAGGCGCAGCTCGAATTCGCACTCCAGCAGGGGGCCAAGAAGATCGCCGTCGTCTCCATGCGCGATTCGTGGGGCCGCGCGCGCTACACGCCGCTGATGGAAGCCTTGAAGGCCAAGGGCATCACGCTCGTCGCCGACGAAGAGATGTCGCCCGACGCCAACGACGCCACCGCTCAGGTCCTGCGCCTGAAGCAGTCCGGTGCCGACGCCGTCATCATGGTCCTGTTCCCCAAGCCGGCCGCGGTCTTCGCCCGCGACGCGCAGAAGCTCGGCTTCAAGCCGATCCTCATCGGCCAGACGGGCATCGGTGATCCCGCCGCCTTCGAGGACCAGGTCGGCGTGCCCGGCGCCACCGCGAAGTTCACCACCATCTCCATGGTGAAGTACACCCCCACCGACCCGGCCGTGGACAAGTGGCGGACCCTGATCGAGACCAAGTTCCCCGGCGACCGCCTGTCCACCTTCAACCTGTTCGGCATCGGCGCCGCGCAGGTCCTGGTGGAGGCATTGAAGCGCGCCGGACCCGACCTGACCCGCGAGAAGCTGATCGCCCAGCTTGCCGACCTTAAGAACCTCTCCGTCGACGTCTATCCCGGCCCGATCACCTGCTCGCCGACCGACCACCGCTGCAACAAGTATCCCGCCTGGATCGCCAAGGAGCCCGGCGGTCCAATCAAGGTCCTGAGCATCACCCACGTCCAGTGA
- a CDS encoding branched-chain amino acid ABC transporter permease: protein MTMLSYLLLSGITTGALYALVALGLVVVNKATGVINFAQGELFMVAGFIAWSIHVQFGFDFGISFAGAVLVGFVLGCAIDRVAFRPLLRADVVSIVLATVGISFMLKGIGRIIWGGKGDYLSFPPITSTDPIMLGDIVIVPQQIAVLAGAIAIMIAFALFFRFTRIGKMMQATADNAKAATLVGIRIERIYTLAFGTGAAVAAAAAVLSAPLTLLYPDMGFSFFIKGFAAAVVGGLTSLPGAVVGGLAIGIVEALAGGYIHSSMMEVSAFIAIMLVLLIRPTGLLSFHKARRV, encoded by the coding sequence ATGACGATGCTCAGCTACCTGCTCCTGAGCGGCATCACGACGGGGGCGCTCTACGCCCTCGTCGCCCTCGGGCTCGTGGTCGTCAACAAGGCGACCGGCGTCATCAATTTCGCCCAGGGCGAGCTGTTCATGGTGGCCGGCTTCATCGCCTGGTCGATCCACGTGCAGTTCGGCTTCGACTTCGGCATTTCGTTTGCCGGCGCCGTCCTCGTCGGTTTCGTGCTCGGATGCGCCATCGACCGGGTGGCCTTTCGCCCCCTGCTGCGGGCAGACGTGGTGTCCATCGTCCTCGCGACGGTGGGCATCTCCTTCATGCTCAAGGGGATCGGCCGGATCATCTGGGGCGGCAAGGGGGACTACCTCTCCTTCCCGCCCATCACCTCCACCGACCCCATCATGCTCGGCGACATCGTCATCGTGCCGCAGCAGATCGCAGTGCTGGCGGGTGCCATCGCCATTATGATCGCGTTCGCCCTCTTCTTCCGCTTCACCCGCATCGGCAAGATGATGCAGGCCACCGCCGACAACGCCAAGGCCGCCACCCTCGTCGGCATCCGCATCGAGCGCATCTATACCCTCGCCTTCGGCACCGGAGCTGCGGTCGCGGCAGCCGCCGCCGTGCTCAGCGCGCCCCTGACGCTGCTCTATCCGGACATGGGCTTTTCCTTCTTCATCAAGGGCTTCGCCGCCGCCGTGGTGGGCGGGCTCACCAGCCTTCCGGGCGCCGTGGTGGGCGGGCTCGCCATCGGCATCGTGGAAGCCCTCGCCGGCGGCTACATCCATTCCAGCATGATGGAGGTTTCCGCCTTCATCGCCATCATGCTGGTGCTGCTGATCCGGCCCACCGGCCTCCTCAGCTTCCACAAAGCGCGGAGGGTATGA
- a CDS encoding branched-chain amino acid ABC transporter permease: protein MDILRRRNVMAALVCVAAVLPFVANPYQLFVANLIFIYVLLSVGLNLLLGYAGQLAFANAAMFGIGAYGTGLLQVHFGWPFLVAFPAGALIATAVGLTLALPALRLTGLYLALSTLAFAQFTQWVFLHWEGVTFGAGGFKTPQISFAPLPVDHRHGLYYLSLVIMVALVWFAGNIVTSRIGRAFITVRDSEVAAESLGVDLLRYKALAFGLSAFYAGIAGGLYSQMLNFVSPEGYDLFQMVLQKAMVVVGGLGSIAGSVLGAGTIVLVLELLREFKGAQEVVFGALLLVFIIFMRGGIISVIKRHIPGWEEPLHRAPTRPEADPPAASPLTPPAQERGAS, encoded by the coding sequence ATGGATATCCTTCGCCGCCGCAATGTCATGGCCGCACTCGTCTGCGTGGCGGCGGTGCTGCCGTTCGTCGCGAACCCCTATCAGCTTTTCGTGGCGAACCTGATCTTCATCTATGTGCTGCTCTCGGTGGGGCTCAACCTCCTGCTCGGCTATGCTGGACAGTTGGCCTTCGCCAATGCCGCCATGTTCGGCATCGGCGCCTATGGCACCGGGCTGCTGCAGGTCCATTTCGGCTGGCCGTTCCTCGTCGCCTTCCCGGCGGGGGCGCTGATCGCCACGGCGGTGGGGCTGACGCTCGCGCTGCCCGCGCTGCGGCTCACCGGGCTCTACCTCGCCCTTTCGACCCTCGCCTTCGCCCAGTTCACCCAGTGGGTGTTTCTCCACTGGGAAGGCGTTACCTTCGGCGCCGGCGGGTTCAAGACACCCCAGATCTCGTTTGCGCCGCTGCCGGTGGATCACCGCCACGGCCTCTATTATCTCAGCCTCGTCATCATGGTGGCCCTGGTCTGGTTCGCCGGAAACATCGTCACGTCGCGCATCGGGCGGGCGTTCATCACCGTCCGTGACAGCGAGGTGGCGGCGGAATCCCTCGGCGTCGATCTCCTGCGCTACAAGGCATTGGCCTTCGGGCTGAGTGCCTTCTACGCCGGCATCGCGGGTGGCCTTTATTCGCAGATGCTGAACTTCGTCTCGCCCGAAGGCTACGACCTCTTCCAGATGGTGCTGCAGAAGGCCATGGTCGTCGTCGGGGGTCTGGGCTCCATTGCGGGCTCCGTGCTTGGCGCGGGAACCATCGTCCTGGTGCTGGAACTGCTGCGCGAGTTCAAGGGCGCGCAGGAAGTGGTATTCGGCGCGCTGCTGCTCGTCTTCATCATCTTCATGCGCGGCGGCATCATATCGGTGATCAAGCGCCACATCCCCGGCTGGGAGGAACCCTTGCATCGCGCGCCGACCCGGCCCGAGGCGGACCCGCCGGCGGCGAGCCCGCTGACGCCCCCGGCGCAGGAAAGGGGGGCATCATGA
- a CDS encoding ABC transporter ATP-binding protein, translating into MSRSMLALRRVGVSFGGVQVLDHVDLDVGEGEIRGIIGPNGAGKTTLLNVICGIHPPDIGQVVLDGDLVTGLKPSKIARRGIGRTFQTSQLFKGMSVLENLMCGLHRRTVTGLVGAGLGLPSCREEEERTEEAARLALEFVGMSQFADRPGHQLSFGQQRVVEIARTLISEPKVVLLDEPAVGLSLNRLSEFDLLLRRIRDDKGVTLLLIEHVIRLVMDVCDEVTVLNSGRIIADGKPDVVRNDPSVVEAYLGKELRARHSAS; encoded by the coding sequence ATGAGCCGTTCCATGCTCGCCCTCAGGCGCGTCGGCGTCAGCTTCGGCGGCGTCCAGGTGCTCGACCATGTGGACCTCGACGTGGGCGAGGGCGAGATCCGCGGCATCATCGGCCCGAACGGCGCCGGCAAGACCACGCTGCTCAACGTCATCTGCGGCATTCACCCGCCGGACATCGGCCAGGTGGTGCTCGACGGCGACCTCGTCACCGGCCTGAAGCCGAGCAAGATCGCGCGGCGGGGCATCGGCCGCACCTTCCAGACCTCGCAATTGTTCAAGGGCATGAGCGTGCTGGAAAATCTCATGTGCGGCCTGCATCGCCGGACGGTGACCGGGCTCGTCGGCGCCGGCCTCGGCCTGCCGTCCTGCCGTGAGGAGGAGGAGCGGACCGAGGAGGCGGCGCGCCTCGCGCTGGAATTCGTCGGCATGTCGCAATTCGCCGACCGGCCGGGGCATCAGCTCTCCTTCGGCCAGCAGCGGGTGGTGGAGATCGCCCGCACCCTCATCAGCGAACCCAAGGTGGTGCTGCTGGACGAGCCGGCGGTGGGCCTCAGCCTCAACCGCCTCAGCGAGTTCGACCTGCTGCTGCGGCGCATCCGCGACGACAAGGGGGTGACGCTGCTGCTCATCGAGCACGTCATCCGCCTCGTCATGGACGTGTGCGACGAGGTCACCGTGCTGAACTCCGGCCGCATCATCGCCGACGGAAAGCCCGACGTGGTGCGCAACGATCCGTCCGTCGTCGAGGCCTATCTCGGAAAGGAACTCCGTGCTCGTCATTCAGCATCTTAA
- a CDS encoding ABC transporter ATP-binding protein has protein sequence MLVIQHLKVSYGLTQVLRDVSFDVPEGRIVALLGGNGSGKTTMLNTLTGLVRPVSGSIRFGEKECAGLTAYDFVRTGIVQVPQGREVWPSLSVDDNLELGAATRSDRAQIRADLEEVYALFPRLTAKKRRPAGALSGGEQQMVAIGRALMARPKCLLMDEPSAGLAPSVVGDMVDTILALNARGLTILLVEQNIGVAAAVAEFAHILQNGEIAFSGPAAGLVDNPAVLRSYLGR, from the coding sequence GTGCTCGTCATTCAGCATCTTAAGGTCTCCTACGGGCTGACCCAGGTCCTGCGCGACGTGTCGTTCGACGTGCCGGAGGGCCGCATCGTGGCGCTGCTCGGCGGCAACGGCTCGGGCAAGACCACCATGCTCAACACGCTGACGGGGCTGGTACGCCCCGTCTCGGGCTCGATCCGCTTCGGCGAGAAGGAGTGCGCAGGCCTCACCGCCTACGATTTCGTGCGCACCGGCATTGTGCAGGTGCCGCAGGGCCGGGAGGTGTGGCCGAGCCTCAGCGTCGACGACAATCTGGAGCTTGGCGCGGCAACCCGCAGCGACCGGGCGCAGATCCGCGCGGATCTCGAGGAGGTCTACGCCCTGTTTCCCAGGCTCACGGCAAAGAAGCGGCGGCCGGCCGGCGCCCTCTCGGGCGGCGAGCAGCAGATGGTGGCCATCGGCCGCGCGCTGATGGCGCGGCCCAAATGCCTGCTCATGGACGAGCCTTCCGCCGGTCTTGCCCCGTCGGTGGTGGGCGACATGGTGGACACCATCCTCGCGCTCAATGCCCGCGGCCTGACCATTCTCCTGGTGGAGCAGAATATCGGCGTGGCCGCCGCCGTGGCCGAGTTCGCCCACATCCTGCAGAACGGCGAGATCGCGTTCTCCGGTCCCGCCGCCGGGCTCGTGGACAATCCCGCCGTGCTGCGCTCCTATCTCGGCCGGTAG
- a CDS encoding thioesterase family protein, translated as MSAPECVVSHAVVEPHWIDFNGHMNYAHYVGAFDAASDVLIAALGLGPSYRERTHRTMYVVEAHLTYDREVKEADPLEIHSFLAGADDKRLHLYMRMYHATTRALVATNELLCLHVDQSGPSVRAVVFTPQQVAVIAAMAAAHAPAVRDFPLGKGIGLKGRRRGDADA; from the coding sequence ATGTCGGCCCCTGAATGCGTCGTGAGCCATGCGGTGGTCGAGCCGCACTGGATCGATTTCAACGGACACATGAACTATGCCCACTACGTGGGCGCGTTCGATGCCGCCTCGGACGTCCTCATCGCCGCCCTTGGCCTTGGTCCCTCCTATCGTGAGCGCACCCACCGGACAATGTACGTGGTCGAGGCCCATCTCACCTATGATCGGGAGGTGAAGGAGGCCGATCCGCTGGAGATCCACAGCTTTCTCGCCGGCGCCGACGACAAGCGGCTGCATCTGTACATGCGCATGTACCACGCCACCACGCGTGCGCTCGTCGCCACCAACGAGCTGTTGTGCCTGCACGTGGACCAGAGCGGGCCGTCCGTCCGCGCCGTGGTCTTCACGCCGCAGCAGGTGGCGGTGATCGCCGCCATGGCCGCGGCGCACGCCCCGGCGGTGCGCGACTTTCCGCTGGGCAAGGGCATCGGTCTCAAGGGCCGGCGGCGGGGGGACGCCGACGCCTGA
- a CDS encoding aspartate aminotransferase family protein: MTDQSNSLHVRDVANLLHPNTNARRHEAQGPMIIARGEGIYVYDDQGKAYIEGLAGLWSVALGFGEKRLMEAAARQMAALPYYHTFSHKSNAPAIELAERLVEMTPEGLTKVFFTNSGSEANDTVVKMIWYYNNALGRRDKKKIISRHRAYHGITVVSGSLTGLPTNQRDFDLPLPGFLHVTCPHHYRNALPGETEEAFATRLADELEATILREGPETVAAFIGEPVMGAGGVMVPPDTYWTKIQAVCRRHDVLLVADEVINGFGRLGTPFGCDRYAIAPDFMVLSKQLTSSYMPLSAIMLSDKIYQVIADNSDRIGAFGHGFTATGHPVATAVALENLKIIEERGLIAHAAAISPVLQDGLRARFADHPLVGEVRGVGLIAGVELVADKAQRTKFDPPGQVAAYLHARAQERGLILRAIEDTLAFCPPLIITADQIGLILDRFGAALDETWTWVKTRAAPAA; encoded by the coding sequence ATGACCGATCAGTCCAACTCGCTGCACGTGCGTGACGTCGCCAACCTGCTTCATCCCAACACCAACGCCCGCCGGCACGAAGCGCAGGGCCCGATGATCATCGCGCGCGGCGAGGGCATCTACGTCTATGACGACCAGGGAAAGGCCTATATCGAGGGGCTCGCGGGCCTGTGGAGCGTCGCGCTCGGCTTCGGTGAAAAGCGGCTGATGGAGGCTGCCGCGCGGCAGATGGCGGCCCTTCCTTATTACCACACGTTCTCGCACAAATCGAACGCGCCGGCCATCGAGCTGGCCGAGCGCCTGGTGGAGATGACGCCGGAGGGACTGACCAAGGTCTTCTTCACCAATTCCGGATCGGAAGCGAACGACACGGTCGTGAAGATGATCTGGTACTACAACAACGCCCTCGGGCGGCGCGACAAGAAGAAGATCATCTCCCGTCACCGCGCCTATCATGGCATCACGGTCGTCTCCGGAAGCCTCACCGGCCTGCCGACGAACCAGCGGGACTTCGACCTGCCGCTCCCCGGCTTCCTGCACGTGACCTGCCCGCACCACTACCGCAACGCCCTTCCCGGCGAGACCGAGGAGGCGTTCGCCACCCGCCTCGCGGACGAGCTGGAGGCGACCATCCTGCGGGAGGGGCCGGAAACGGTGGCGGCCTTCATCGGCGAGCCGGTGATGGGGGCCGGCGGCGTGATGGTGCCGCCCGACACCTATTGGACGAAGATCCAGGCGGTGTGCCGGCGCCACGACGTGCTGCTGGTGGCGGACGAGGTGATCAACGGATTCGGCCGCCTCGGCACGCCCTTCGGCTGCGACCGCTATGCCATCGCCCCGGACTTCATGGTGCTGTCCAAGCAGCTCACCTCGTCCTACATGCCGCTCTCGGCCATCATGCTGAGCGACAAGATCTATCAGGTCATCGCCGACAACTCCGACCGCATCGGGGCGTTCGGCCACGGCTTCACCGCCACCGGCCACCCCGTGGCCACGGCTGTTGCCCTGGAAAACCTCAAGATCATCGAGGAACGCGGCCTGATCGCCCACGCTGCCGCCATCTCTCCCGTCCTGCAGGACGGCCTGCGCGCCCGCTTTGCCGATCACCCCCTGGTGGGTGAGGTGCGCGGCGTCGGCCTCATCGCCGGGGTCGAGCTCGTCGCCGACAAGGCGCAGCGGACGAAGTTCGATCCTCCCGGCCAGGTGGCCGCCTATCTCCATGCGCGGGCGCAGGAGCGCGGCCTCATCCTGCGGGCCATCGAGGATACGCTCGCCTTCTGCCCGCCCCTCATCATCACCGCCGACCAGATCGGGCTGATCCTCGACCGCTTCGGGGCCGCGCTGGACGAGACCTGGACGTGGGTGAAGACCCGCGCGGCACCCGCCGCCTAA
- a CDS encoding GntR family transcriptional regulator has translation MRASRHLQPVAPVRSRPASRLPATPEPDITLPDVLGSEIANILERRIIYLDIAPDARVTEQEVCDEFNISRSPVREAFRQLEATGLVVRLARRGIRVKELSVADLDDIYACRTPLEGIASGLAAKRATKEDLATMQGHLKAMQAALKAGNVREFFLHNVGFLTSMHEAAGNKMLVRILSVIEKQAMRYRYLAHIEDETMLALVHQGLTEVYAAMVARQPAKAKAALVRTMMQAQKTIRGVLRRHPMTLGAAADD, from the coding sequence ATGCGCGCTAGCAGGCACCTGCAGCCGGTGGCGCCGGTCCGCAGCCGCCCCGCCAGCCGGCTCCCGGCGACCCCCGAGCCGGACATCACGCTACCGGACGTGCTCGGCTCGGAAATCGCCAACATTCTCGAGCGGCGGATCATCTATCTCGACATCGCGCCCGATGCCCGCGTCACCGAGCAGGAGGTCTGCGACGAGTTCAACATCTCCCGCTCGCCGGTGCGCGAGGCCTTCCGGCAGCTGGAGGCAACCGGTCTCGTGGTCCGCCTCGCCCGGCGCGGCATCCGGGTGAAGGAGCTTTCCGTCGCCGACCTCGACGACATCTATGCCTGCCGCACGCCGCTGGAGGGCATCGCCTCCGGCCTTGCCGCCAAGCGCGCCACGAAGGAGGACCTCGCCACCATGCAGGGCCACCTGAAGGCCATGCAGGCCGCCCTGAAGGCGGGCAACGTGCGCGAGTTCTTCCTCCACAACGTGGGCTTCCTCACCTCCATGCACGAGGCCGCCGGCAACAAGATGCTGGTGCGCATCCTCTCGGTGATCGAGAAGCAGGCGATGCGCTACCGCTATCTCGCCCATATCGAGGACGAGACCATGCTGGCGCTGGTCCACCAGGGCCTCACCGAGGTCTATGCCGCCATGGTCGCGCGCCAGCCCGCCAAGGCGAAGGCGGCGCTGGTGCGCACCATGATGCAGGCGCAGAAGACGATCCGCGGCGTGCTGCGCCGCCATCCCATGACTTTGGGCGCCGCCGCGGACGACTGA
- a CDS encoding aminopeptidase translates to MIEKMAMMRSIGNILDSCLAIRAGEQLLVLTDADNLAVGNLFTLAGIERGADTFLMVMKPRTRHGEELPKVVADAMKAADAIVAPTTFSVNHTSARKAASDAGARLIFFPGCQEKMFLDGSLDIDFVKQAEIIMRLSGAFERGESVRVTSNDGRTDFTLDIRGRHAVPQTGICHKPGTISPPPCIETAVSPVEHSTNGIAIIDGAVVPGGEVLDPFQITLKDGRIVDIDTATKDGRKLADLLKSYGDENMYCHVELGVGLNPKARIGRGVELEDEGEFGTLHLGIGNGITFGSSIRAVGHVDLVIRHPIVTVDGKVVLKDREVLV, encoded by the coding sequence ATGATCGAGAAGATGGCCATGATGCGTTCCATCGGAAACATCCTCGACAGCTGTCTCGCCATCCGGGCGGGAGAACAGCTGCTCGTCCTGACCGACGCCGACAACCTGGCGGTCGGCAACCTGTTCACCCTCGCCGGGATCGAGCGCGGCGCCGACACCTTCCTGATGGTGATGAAGCCGCGCACCCGGCACGGCGAGGAGCTGCCCAAGGTCGTCGCCGACGCCATGAAGGCGGCGGACGCCATCGTCGCCCCCACCACCTTCTCGGTGAACCACACCAGCGCGCGCAAGGCCGCGAGCGACGCCGGCGCGCGCCTCATCTTCTTTCCGGGCTGCCAGGAAAAGATGTTCCTGGACGGGAGCCTCGACATCGACTTCGTCAAGCAGGCGGAGATCATCATGCGCCTGTCCGGCGCCTTCGAGCGGGGGGAGAGCGTGCGCGTCACCAGCAATGACGGGCGCACCGACTTCACCCTCGACATTCGCGGCCGCCACGCGGTGCCGCAGACCGGCATCTGCCACAAGCCCGGCACCATCTCGCCGCCGCCCTGCATCGAGACGGCGGTCTCCCCCGTAGAGCATTCCACCAATGGCATCGCCATCATCGACGGCGCGGTGGTGCCGGGCGGCGAGGTGCTGGATCCGTTCCAGATCACCCTCAAGGACGGGCGGATCGTGGACATCGACACCGCCACGAAAGACGGCCGCAAGCTCGCCGACCTGCTGAAGTCCTATGGCGACGAGAACATGTATTGCCACGTGGAACTCGGCGTCGGCCTCAACCCGAAGGCGCGCATCGGCCGCGGCGTCGAGCTCGAGGATGAAGGCGAATTCGGCACCCTGCACCTCGGCATCGGCAACGGCATCACCTTCGGCAGCAGCATCCGCGCGGTCGGCCACGTGGACCTGGTCATCCGTCACCCCATCGTCACCGTGGACGGCAAGGTGGTGCTGAAGGACCGCGAGGTCCTCGTCTGA
- the murC gene encoding UDP-N-acetylmuramate--L-alanine ligase translates to MKLPSGLGSIHFVGIGGIGMSGIAEVLHNLGYEVQGSDVAENANVKRLRDHGIKVVVGHQASNVDDADVLVVSSAIKRDNPELVAARARRLPVVRRAEMLAELMRLKSCVSIAGTHGKTTTTSLVATLLDAGNFDPTVINGGIINAYGTNARLGDGNWMVVEADESDGTFLKLPTEVAIVTNIDPEHLDHFKTFDKVQEAFKAFVENVPFYGFAVMCIDHPVVQALVGRIEDRRVITYGENPQADVRLVDVDLKGGITKFGVVFRNRAGETVHEIRGLRLPMPGKHNALNATAAIAVAHELKVPDEKIIEAISQFGGVKRRFTRTGDWNCVTVYDDYGHHPVEIAAVLKAARAASEGQVIAVVQPHRYTRLASLFDEFCTCFNDADHVVVAPVYTAGEAPIEGADRDHLVQGLRAHGHRSVTALEGPEALAGIVAGLAKPGDYVICLGAGSITQWAYALPGELQALKPAA, encoded by the coding sequence ATGAAACTGCCGTCCGGCCTCGGCTCCATCCACTTCGTCGGCATCGGCGGCATCGGCATGAGCGGCATCGCCGAGGTGCTGCACAATCTCGGTTACGAGGTGCAGGGCTCGGACGTGGCGGAAAATGCCAACGTGAAGCGCTTGCGCGATCACGGCATCAAGGTGGTGGTGGGCCACCAGGCCTCCAACGTGGACGATGCCGACGTGCTGGTGGTGTCCTCCGCCATCAAGCGCGACAATCCCGAACTGGTCGCCGCCCGCGCCCGGCGCCTGCCGGTGGTGCGCCGCGCCGAGATGCTGGCCGAGCTGATGCGGCTGAAGAGCTGCGTGTCCATCGCCGGCACCCACGGCAAGACCACCACCACCTCGCTGGTGGCGACCCTGCTCGACGCCGGCAATTTCGACCCGACCGTCATCAATGGCGGCATCATCAACGCCTACGGCACCAATGCCCGCCTCGGCGACGGCAACTGGATGGTGGTGGAGGCGGACGAGAGCGACGGCACCTTCCTGAAGCTGCCCACGGAAGTCGCCATCGTCACCAATATCGACCCGGAGCACCTCGACCACTTCAAGACCTTCGACAAGGTGCAGGAGGCGTTCAAGGCCTTCGTGGAGAACGTGCCCTTCTACGGCTTCGCGGTCATGTGCATCGACCATCCGGTGGTGCAGGCGCTGGTGGGCCGCATCGAGGACCGGCGCGTCATCACCTATGGCGAGAACCCGCAGGCGGACGTGCGCCTCGTGGACGTGGACCTGAAGGGCGGCATCACCAAGTTCGGCGTCGTCTTCCGCAACCGGGCGGGAGAGACGGTGCACGAGATCCGCGGCCTGCGCCTGCCCATGCCGGGCAAGCACAATGCGCTGAACGCCACCGCCGCCATCGCCGTGGCGCACGAGCTGAAGGTGCCGGACGAGAAGATCATCGAGGCGATCTCCCAGTTCGGCGGGGTGAAGCGCCGCTTCACCCGCACCGGGGACTGGAACTGCGTCACCGTTTATGACGATTACGGCCACCACCCGGTGGAGATCGCCGCCGTGCTCAAGGCGGCGCGGGCGGCGAGCGAGGGACAGGTGATCGCCGTGGTGCAGCCGCACCGCTATACGCGCCTCGCCTCGCTGTTCGACGAGTTCTGCACCTGCTTCAACGATGCCGACCACGTGGTGGTGGCCCCCGTCTATACGGCGGGCGAGGCGCCCATCGAGGGGGCGGACCGGGACCACCTGGTGCAGGGCCTGCGCGCCCATGGGCATCGCTCGGTGACGGCGCTGGAGGGGCCGGAGGCCCTCGCGGGCATCGTGGCTGGCTTGGCCAAGCCCGGAGATTATGTGATCTGCCTCGGCGCCGGCTCCATCACCCAGTGGGCCTATGCGCTTCCCGGCGAGCTTCAGGCGCTCAAGCCGGCAGCGTGA